In Aulosira sp. FACHB-615, one DNA window encodes the following:
- a CDS encoding DEAD/DEAH box helicase, which produces MQVLHGTWIPDQTNEFIQSGSFYLWIETSVVQQSRTKQQIHPRHLPQEELISFLVQNLVFKENPIQLKERISTKYFALPTVNNQPIPSPELIKYLEFEFPESYEDFQYWNVICYETVVSAKGRKLINIVKLLHDIHFLALYNANEFQIGSDLLFWYHYTQAFKQIIFKDQYIPALKYRPLAALKDKTRKNKSKETSSKQFEIYAVWEIISEQYEANISKYIEYMPFLCTAGSHNQEQQIEFFDKETLLRHFSESLLQNLVTDTISTATFDKQIADSLIYYCLNQNKYNPLKTETSLLQYKQWLAWKNRIQHTQSNLPFHLCFQMHSPTAQDIDNWQIQFLVSSKQDPSLKMALAEYWLMNQKTKAGVHKQYGQDFETNLLLNLGYAARMYPKLWQGLETECPIGMHLTLDEAFSFLKESAWVLEDSGFKIIVPSWYTPAGRRRAKIRLKASSKKLTPIKGETRSYFGLNSLVEYQYELAIGDATVTPQEWEQLVNTKAPLVHFRGQWMELDRDKMQQLLQFWDSHGSEQPQMTLLEFMQRTAEAGDDWEIEHDQALAEVMSKLQDKSQLEPISQHLSLQGTLREYQKRGVSWLQYLEKLGLNGCLADDMGLGKSVQVIALLVHQKDAKQHHLPTLLIAPTSVVGNWHKEIAKFAPHLKTLVHHGSTRLTDSADFQAACQQHDVVISSFTLARKDEKLFNSVEWQRLVVDEAQNIKNPKAAQTKAIVKISAKHRLALTGTPVENRLLDLWSIFNFLNPGYLGKEAQFRKSFEIPIQKDNDKVKSTTLKKLVEPLILRRVKTDQSIISDLPDKVEQKLYTNLTKEQASLYEVVVKDVEEQLQKAEGIQRKGLILSTLMKLKQICNHPGQFLQDGSAFLPERSHKLSRLVEMVDEA; this is translated from the coding sequence ATGCAAGTTCTTCATGGCACCTGGATACCAGACCAAACAAATGAATTTATCCAATCTGGTTCTTTTTATCTGTGGATAGAAACTTCTGTAGTTCAACAAAGTCGTACTAAACAGCAGATTCATCCTAGACATTTACCACAAGAAGAATTAATCAGTTTCTTAGTGCAGAATCTGGTATTTAAAGAGAACCCTATACAATTAAAAGAACGCATCTCTACCAAATATTTTGCGCTTCCGACTGTCAATAATCAGCCCATTCCTTCACCAGAATTAATTAAGTATCTAGAGTTTGAATTTCCTGAAAGTTACGAAGATTTCCAATACTGGAACGTCATCTGCTATGAAACAGTAGTTTCGGCTAAAGGCAGAAAATTAATCAATATTGTCAAACTTCTTCACGATATTCATTTTTTGGCACTTTATAATGCCAATGAATTTCAAATTGGCTCAGATTTACTATTCTGGTATCATTATACCCAAGCCTTTAAACAAATCATCTTCAAAGACCAATATATTCCGGCATTAAAATATCGACCCTTAGCAGCACTCAAGGATAAAACACGCAAGAACAAAAGTAAAGAGACTTCCTCAAAACAATTTGAGATATATGCGGTTTGGGAAATTATTTCTGAGCAATATGAAGCAAATATTTCAAAATATATTGAGTATATGCCGTTCCTTTGCACAGCAGGTAGCCACAATCAAGAGCAACAAATAGAATTTTTCGATAAGGAAACACTCTTACGACATTTTTCTGAATCTCTTCTCCAAAATTTAGTAACTGATACCATCTCCACAGCCACTTTTGATAAACAAATAGCAGATTCTCTGATTTACTATTGTCTGAATCAAAACAAATATAATCCATTAAAAACCGAAACTTCTTTACTCCAATACAAACAGTGGTTGGCGTGGAAAAACAGAATTCAGCACACTCAATCTAACTTACCCTTCCATCTATGCTTTCAGATGCACTCCCCAACTGCCCAAGATATAGACAATTGGCAGATTCAATTTTTGGTATCTAGTAAACAAGACCCTTCCTTGAAGATGGCATTGGCAGAATACTGGCTGATGAATCAAAAAACTAAAGCAGGTGTTCACAAACAATATGGTCAAGATTTTGAAACTAATTTACTACTGAATCTGGGCTATGCTGCCCGGATGTATCCCAAGCTTTGGCAAGGATTAGAAACAGAGTGTCCCATCGGAATGCACCTGACCTTAGATGAAGCATTTAGCTTCCTCAAGGAAAGTGCTTGGGTATTGGAAGATTCAGGTTTTAAAATTATTGTCCCGTCTTGGTACACTCCTGCTGGTCGCCGTCGCGCTAAGATTCGCCTCAAAGCATCAAGCAAAAAATTAACTCCCATAAAGGGTGAAACTAGAAGCTATTTTGGTCTAAATTCACTGGTGGAGTATCAATATGAATTAGCAATTGGCGATGCTACTGTTACACCACAGGAATGGGAACAACTAGTTAATACTAAGGCTCCCTTGGTGCATTTTCGCGGTCAATGGATGGAATTAGACCGAGATAAAATGCAGCAATTACTCCAATTTTGGGACTCCCACGGTTCGGAGCAACCGCAGATGACTTTGCTGGAGTTTATGCAACGTACTGCCGAGGCTGGAGATGATTGGGAAATCGAACATGACCAAGCCTTAGCAGAAGTTATGTCCAAACTGCAAGATAAAAGTCAGTTAGAGCCAATTTCACAACATTTAAGTCTGCAAGGTACTCTGCGAGAATATCAAAAGCGGGGGGTTTCTTGGCTGCAATATTTGGAAAAATTAGGCTTAAATGGCTGTTTAGCAGATGATATGGGACTGGGAAAGTCCGTACAGGTGATTGCTTTATTAGTTCACCAGAAAGATGCAAAACAACATCATTTACCAACACTACTAATTGCACCCACTTCCGTTGTTGGCAATTGGCATAAAGAAATTGCCAAGTTTGCTCCTCATTTAAAAACTCTTGTACATCATGGCAGCACTCGCTTAACTGACTCTGCCGATTTTCAAGCGGCTTGCCAGCAGCATGACGTGGTGATTAGCTCTTTTACTCTAGCTCGCAAAGATGAAAAACTCTTTAACAGTGTCGAATGGCAACGTTTGGTAGTGGATGAGGCACAAAACATTAAAAATCCGAAGGCTGCACAGACTAAAGCTATTGTGAAAATCTCTGCCAAACATCGCCTAGCTTTGACGGGTACACCTGTGGAAAACCGTTTACTTGATTTGTGGTCAATTTTTAACTTTCTCAATCCTGGGTATTTGGGTAAAGAAGCACAATTTCGCAAGTCTTTTGAAATCCCCATTCAAAAAGATAATGATAAAGTAAAGTCAACTACACTCAAGAAATTAGTAGAACCTTTAATATTACGGCGAGTGAAAACTGACCAATCGATTATCAGCGACTTGCCCGATAAAGTTGAACAAAAACTTTATACTAATCTTACCAAAGAGCAAGCATCACTGTATGAGGTTGTAGTTAAAGATGTCGAAGAACAATTACAAAAAGCCGAAGGGATTCAACGTAAGGGATTAATTCTCTCCACCTTGATGAAGCTGAAGC
- a CDS encoding ATP-dependent RecD-like DNA helicase, protein MSTPLTPATRQVNATPHYETITGVVERLTFHSEESGYTVARLTRPRSSDLTTIVGSFANIQPGQTLQLTGFWREHPQYGSQFQVTNYKETKPATLTGIEKYLGSGLIKGVGPVTAKRIVVHFGLETLDIIENQIDRLIEVQGIAKKRIKLIKNAWETQKAIKEVMVFLQTHGVSTTYAVKIYKQYQDNAIATVTQNPYQLATDIYGIGFLTADKIARNLGVPTDSQFRYCAGIIHALSEAAEDGHCYLPQPELIEKVTKLLTTDDHQPTELAIADIIKDMGAREELIREYVRDSYGEKLLLCYKPSFFHTEQNLAQLISRKLRHPVTQDMPRVRAWLERFMKSRNIQLSPQQQQAVEKAAYSPIMVLTGGPGVGKTFTTHTIVSLWKAMGKTIALAAPTGRAAQRLSEMTGLEAKTIHRLLEFDPKTMGFKRDNENPLSCDAVIADEASMLDLFLAHSLVKAVAQGKQLLLVGDIDQLPSVGPGKVLADLITSLQVPVVKLTQVFRQAQQSAIVTAAHQINQGDYPCLEPISENPVSDCLWHGGGHQPEHGVQAICELITEFIPRLGFNGASDVQVLCPMSRGLVGTRNLNMVLQQLINPPSPDKAEIVRSGMTLRVGDRIIQQTNDYNREVFNGDLGTILSIDTEEQEVTVDYGGRPVVYDYADLNEITLAFAVSIHKSQGSEYPVVILPLYMQHYMMLSRNLFYTGLTRARKLAIVVGSKKAISLAVKTTDDQQRYTRLWQRLLQPI, encoded by the coding sequence ATGTCCACGCCCCTAACTCCAGCTACTCGACAAGTAAATGCCACCCCGCACTACGAAACCATCACAGGGGTAGTAGAACGCCTGACTTTTCACTCCGAGGAATCAGGCTATACAGTTGCACGTCTAACTCGACCCCGCAGTAGTGACCTGACCACAATTGTCGGCAGTTTTGCAAATATCCAACCAGGGCAGACGCTACAGCTAACGGGCTTCTGGCGAGAACATCCGCAATATGGGTCACAGTTTCAAGTCACCAATTACAAAGAAACCAAACCAGCAACCCTCACAGGAATTGAGAAATACTTGGGTAGTGGGCTGATCAAAGGAGTTGGCCCGGTCACAGCCAAACGCATAGTTGTACATTTTGGTTTGGAAACACTCGACATCATCGAAAACCAAATTGACCGTCTTATCGAAGTTCAAGGCATTGCCAAAAAGCGGATCAAGCTAATCAAGAATGCTTGGGAGACACAGAAGGCGATCAAGGAAGTGATGGTCTTTCTGCAAACCCACGGGGTGTCAACAACCTACGCAGTCAAAATTTATAAGCAGTATCAAGATAATGCGATCGCTACAGTCACTCAAAATCCGTACCAACTAGCAACCGACATTTATGGGATTGGTTTCCTCACAGCCGATAAGATTGCTCGGAATTTAGGCGTGCCAACGGACTCCCAATTTAGATATTGTGCTGGAATCATCCACGCATTGAGTGAAGCTGCCGAAGATGGACACTGTTATCTGCCACAGCCAGAACTAATCGAGAAAGTCACCAAACTGTTAACAACAGATGACCATCAGCCAACCGAATTGGCGATCGCTGACATTATCAAGGACATGGGTGCAAGGGAGGAGTTGATCAGGGAATATGTTAGAGATAGCTACGGGGAGAAATTATTACTCTGCTATAAGCCGAGCTTCTTCCACACCGAGCAGAATTTAGCCCAATTGATATCTCGAAAGTTACGCCACCCAGTGACACAGGATATGCCGCGTGTTCGTGCTTGGCTAGAGCGATTTATGAAAAGCCGCAACATCCAGTTATCGCCACAACAGCAGCAAGCGGTAGAGAAAGCAGCATATTCTCCCATAATGGTGTTGACTGGTGGGCCGGGAGTAGGCAAGACGTTCACAACCCACACTATCGTCAGCCTGTGGAAAGCGATGGGTAAAACAATAGCCTTGGCTGCACCAACGGGAAGGGCAGCACAACGGTTATCAGAAATGACGGGATTAGAAGCAAAAACCATACATCGTCTGCTAGAATTTGACCCGAAAACAATGGGTTTTAAACGGGATAACGAAAACCCCCTGTCTTGTGATGCCGTTATTGCTGATGAAGCTAGTATGTTAGACCTATTTTTGGCACATTCGTTGGTGAAAGCAGTGGCACAGGGGAAACAATTATTGTTAGTGGGTGATATCGACCAGCTACCCTCTGTTGGCCCTGGCAAAGTGCTGGCTGACCTAATCACTTCACTGCAAGTACCAGTGGTGAAGCTAACGCAAGTGTTCCGCCAAGCCCAGCAGAGTGCGATCGTCACTGCCGCGCACCAAATTAACCAGGGCGATTACCCTTGTTTAGAACCAATCTCAGAGAATCCTGTGTCAGATTGCCTGTGGCATGGTGGAGGACATCAGCCAGAACACGGCGTACAAGCAATTTGTGAGTTGATTACAGAATTTATTCCCCGGTTAGGTTTTAATGGAGCCTCTGATGTGCAAGTACTTTGCCCAATGTCACGGGGTTTGGTGGGAACTCGCAACTTGAATATGGTGTTGCAGCAGCTGATCAATCCGCCCAGTCCCGATAAAGCAGAGATTGTCAGAAGTGGAATGACTCTGCGGGTAGGCGATCGCATTATCCAACAAACCAACGATTACAACCGTGAGGTATTTAATGGTGACTTGGGGACTATTCTGAGTATCGATACTGAAGAACAGGAAGTTACAGTTGACTATGGTGGTCGCCCTGTGGTTTACGATTATGCGGATTTAAATGAGATTACGTTGGCATTCGCTGTTTCAATTCATAAAAGTCAAGGTTCAGAGTATCCGGTGGTGATACTGCCACTATATATGCAGCACTATATGATGCTGTCACGTAATCTATTTTATACAGGTTTGACTCGTGCCAGGAAATTAGCCATTGTGGTTGGTTCAAAAAAAGCGATATCTTTGGCTGTGAAGACTACGGATGACCAGCAGCGTTACACAAGATTATGGCAGAGGTTGTTGCAGCCGATTTAA
- a CDS encoding thioesterase family protein, with the protein MSFELVSLKLQVRPNDLDSLGHVNNTTVLEYLETGRWDWLKHHNINIKQKIVPVVARIEVNYRKEIILENVIVNTKLDQSNQSSLYQANFWQSIEVIKEQNSQVAVEARIQVVFIDSTERTLRTLQEFLEGASNSNNGT; encoded by the coding sequence ATGAGTTTTGAACTTGTCTCTTTAAAACTACAGGTACGTCCAAATGACCTCGATAGTTTAGGTCATGTTAACAATACTACTGTTTTAGAGTATTTAGAAACGGGACGTTGGGATTGGTTAAAGCACCATAACATAAATATCAAACAGAAAATTGTTCCAGTTGTGGCTCGGATTGAAGTTAATTATCGTAAGGAAATTATTCTGGAGAATGTGATTGTCAACACTAAGTTAGATCAATCAAATCAATCATCACTCTACCAAGCCAATTTTTGGCAGTCAATTGAGGTGATCAAAGAACAAAATTCACAAGTTGCTGTTGAAGCCCGTATTCAAGTAGTATTTATTGATTCCACAGAGCGCACTTTGCGAACACTACAAGAATTTCTAGAAGGAGCGAGTAATTCAAATAACGGAACTTAA
- a CDS encoding RNA-guided endonuclease TnpB family protein produces MLRVFKVRLYPDTQQQQSLAQAFGSCRWLWNYCLNLMNQTYKETGKGLSGYEVKKIIPQLKKEYEWLALTYSQCLQQVCLNLGVAFNNFFEKRAKYPRFKSKHGKQSIQYPQNVKIADNSVGLPKIGDVTAIIHRPIEGKVKTVTISKNCSNQYFAAILFDDGKEKPELNTEGKAIGIDLGLTHFAVTSDGSKFDNPKILNKHEKNLKLKQRQLSKKQKGSNNRVKARKKVARVHRKITNCREDFLHKLSRRIVNENQVIVLENLNVKGMMRNHKLAKSIHQVGWGMFCTMLKYKAEMEGKIYLEVDRFFPSSKTCHVCLNQVGSLPLDVRFWTCDNCQTRHDRDVNASINLRDEGLRILTSGTGDKACRPDVTRSRGGRKKSTTALSVGQEAYTVPQGQCR; encoded by the coding sequence ATGTTAAGAGTCTTCAAAGTCAGGTTATATCCAGACACCCAACAGCAGCAGTCACTAGCGCAAGCTTTTGGCAGTTGCAGATGGCTTTGGAATTACTGCTTGAACTTGATGAACCAAACATATAAGGAAACTGGCAAGGGTTTGTCTGGATATGAAGTCAAAAAGATAATTCCCCAGCTAAAAAAAGAATATGAGTGGTTAGCACTAACTTACTCACAATGTTTGCAACAGGTTTGTTTAAATCTAGGGGTAGCTTTTAATAACTTTTTTGAGAAACGAGCTAAATATCCTAGATTCAAATCTAAACATGGTAAGCAGTCAATACAATATCCTCAAAATGTCAAAATTGCTGATAATTCTGTAGGTCTTCCAAAAATAGGAGATGTAACAGCAATCATTCATAGACCCATTGAGGGGAAAGTTAAGACTGTAACCATATCCAAAAACTGCTCTAATCAATACTTTGCGGCTATTCTTTTTGATGATGGTAAAGAAAAACCAGAATTAAATACAGAAGGTAAAGCGATAGGTATTGACTTGGGATTAACCCACTTTGCTGTTACCAGTGATGGTTCAAAGTTTGACAATCCTAAAATACTCAATAAGCATGAGAAGAATTTAAAACTTAAACAACGGCAACTATCTAAGAAGCAGAAAGGTTCTAACAACCGTGTTAAAGCTCGAAAGAAAGTTGCTAGAGTTCACAGAAAAATAACTAACTGCCGTGAGGATTTTCTGCACAAGCTATCTCGTAGGATAGTTAACGAAAATCAAGTTATAGTGCTTGAAAATCTCAACGTTAAAGGCATGATGCGAAACCATAAACTAGCCAAATCTATACATCAAGTCGGTTGGGGAATGTTTTGCACAATGCTTAAATACAAGGCAGAAATGGAAGGGAAGATTTATCTTGAAGTTGATAGATTTTTTCCAAGTTCAAAAACCTGTCATGTTTGTCTTAATCAAGTTGGTAGTTTGCCACTTGATGTAAGATTTTGGACTTGTGACAATTGCCAAACTAGGCACGACAGGGATGTGAACGCAAGCATTAACCTCAGAGATGAGGGTCTACGAATTTTGACCTCTGGAACGGGGGATAAAGCCTGTCGCCCAGATGTAACTCGGAGCAGGGGAGGACGCAAGAAATCCACTACTGCGCTTTCTGTTGGGCAGGAAGCCTACACTGTACCGCAAGGTCAGTGTAGGTAG
- a CDS encoding CopG family transcriptional regulator — protein MNKKWAVKRLTINLATSEMEKLEKYCQKTGRPATDVIRELIRSLEVDQLNATAQQGSSAEKFDQPLLECANLS, from the coding sequence ATGAATAAAAAATGGGCAGTCAAGCGGCTAACAATCAATCTTGCCACCAGTGAAATGGAGAAGCTAGAAAAGTATTGCCAAAAAACAGGAAGACCTGCAACAGATGTTATTCGGGAGTTGATTCGTTCTTTAGAAGTAGACCAACTTAATGCCACTGCTCAACAAGGTAGTTCAGCAGAAAAATTTGACCAACCACTACTCGAATGTGCTAACTTATCTTAA